In a single window of the Thermus amyloliquefaciens genome:
- a CDS encoding elongation factor G, with translation MIPGTSPIRTVALVGHAGSGKTTLVEALLFRTGAKERMGRVEDGTTTTDYTPEAKLHRTTVRTGVAPLRHQDHRIFLLDAPGYGDFVGEIRGALEAADAALVAVSAESGVQVGTERAWTVAERLGLARMVVVTKLDKGGDYYALLEDLRATLGHILPIDLPLYEGGRWVGLIDVFHGKAYRYQNGGEVEVPLPAEEKERAERFRQEVLEAIVETDEALLEKYLEGEEVTGEALEKAFHEAVRKGLLFPVALASGTEGIGILPLLDLILEALPSPKERFGEGPALGKVFKVQVDPFMGQVAYVRLYRGRLKPGDTLQSEAGPVRLPHLYVPMGKDLLEVEEAEGGYILGLPKAEGLHRGMVLWQGERPESEAVPFARLPEPNVPVAIKPKGRTDEAKLGEALRKLLEEDPSLKLERQEETGEFLLWGHGELHLTTAKERLADYGVEVDYSVPKVPYRETIRKVAEGQGKYKKQTGGHGQYGDVWLRLEPAPEYSFEWRITGGVIPSKYQEAIEEGILEAAKKGVLAGYPVMGFKAIVFNGSYHEVDSSDLAFQIAASMAFKKVMEQASPVLLEPIYQIKVIAPQERVGDILSDLQARRGRILGMEQEGALAAVRAEVPLAEVLEYYKALPSLTGGAGAYTLEFSHYAEVPPHLAQKVIQERKATEE, from the coding sequence ATGATCCCAGGAACCTCTCCCATCCGAACCGTGGCCCTGGTGGGCCATGCGGGTAGCGGCAAAACCACCCTGGTCGAGGCCCTTCTTTTCCGAACCGGCGCCAAGGAGCGCATGGGCCGCGTGGAGGACGGCACCACCACCACCGACTACACCCCCGAGGCCAAGCTCCACCGCACCACGGTGCGCACCGGGGTGGCCCCCCTGCGCCACCAGGACCACCGCATCTTCCTCCTGGACGCCCCCGGCTACGGGGATTTCGTGGGGGAGATCAGGGGGGCTTTGGAGGCCGCGGACGCCGCCCTGGTGGCCGTGTCCGCGGAAAGCGGGGTGCAGGTGGGCACGGAAAGGGCCTGGACCGTGGCGGAAAGGCTGGGCTTGGCCCGCATGGTGGTGGTGACCAAGCTGGACAAGGGGGGGGATTACTACGCCCTCCTGGAGGACCTCCGGGCCACCCTGGGCCACATCCTGCCCATAGACTTGCCCCTTTACGAGGGCGGGCGCTGGGTGGGGCTCATTGACGTCTTCCACGGCAAGGCTTACCGCTACCAGAACGGGGGCGAGGTGGAGGTGCCCCTGCCGGCGGAGGAAAAGGAAAGGGCCGAGCGCTTCCGCCAGGAGGTCCTCGAGGCCATCGTGGAGACCGACGAAGCCCTTCTGGAAAAGTACCTGGAAGGGGAGGAGGTCACCGGGGAGGCCCTGGAGAAGGCCTTCCACGAGGCGGTGCGCAAAGGGCTCCTCTTTCCCGTGGCCCTGGCCTCGGGCACCGAGGGGATCGGCATTTTGCCCCTTCTGGACCTGATCCTGGAGGCCCTGCCCTCCCCCAAGGAGCGCTTCGGGGAAGGCCCCGCCCTGGGGAAGGTCTTCAAGGTGCAGGTGGACCCCTTCATGGGCCAGGTGGCCTACGTGCGCCTTTACCGGGGCCGGTTGAAGCCGGGGGACACCTTGCAAAGCGAGGCGGGCCCCGTCCGCCTTCCCCACCTCTACGTGCCCATGGGCAAGGACCTCCTGGAGGTGGAGGAGGCGGAAGGGGGCTACATCCTGGGCCTGCCCAAGGCGGAGGGGCTCCACCGGGGCATGGTGCTTTGGCAAGGGGAGAGGCCGGAAAGCGAGGCGGTGCCCTTCGCCCGCCTGCCCGAGCCCAACGTGCCCGTGGCCATCAAGCCCAAGGGCAGAACCGACGAGGCCAAGCTGGGGGAAGCCCTGAGGAAGCTTCTGGAGGAGGACCCGAGCCTCAAGCTGGAGCGCCAGGAGGAAACCGGGGAGTTCCTCCTTTGGGGCCACGGGGAGCTTCATCTCACCACCGCCAAGGAGCGCCTAGCGGACTACGGGGTGGAGGTGGACTACAGCGTCCCCAAGGTGCCCTACCGGGAGACCATCCGCAAGGTGGCCGAGGGCCAAGGCAAGTACAAGAAGCAGACCGGGGGGCACGGCCAGTACGGGGATGTGTGGCTTAGGCTGGAACCTGCCCCGGAGTACAGCTTTGAGTGGCGCATCACCGGCGGGGTGATCCCCAGCAAGTACCAGGAGGCCATTGAGGAGGGGATCCTCGAGGCGGCCAAAAAGGGGGTCCTGGCGGGCTATCCGGTGATGGGCTTTAAGGCCATCGTCTTTAACGGCTCCTACCACGAGGTGGACTCCTCCGACCTCGCCTTCCAGATCGCCGCCAGCATGGCCTTCAAAAAGGTGATGGAACAGGCAAGCCCCGTCCTCCTGGAACCCATCTACCAGATCAAGGTGATCGCCCCCCAGGAGCGGGTGGGGGATATCCTCTCCGACCTCCAGGCCCGCAGGGGGCGCATCCTGGGCATGGAGCAGGAGGGGGCCCTGGCGGCGGTGCGGGCCGAGGTGCCCCTGGCGGAGGTCCTGGAGTACTACAAGGCCTTGCCCAGCCTCACCGGGGGAGCCGGGGCCTACACCCTGGAGTTCAGCCACTACGCGGAGGTGCCCCCCCACCTGGCCCAGAAGGTGATCCAGGAGCGCAAGGCCACGGAGGAATGA
- a CDS encoding AAA family ATPase, producing the protein MSQLKEALAQVLFGQEEVIEALLATVLARGHALLEGVPGLGKTLLAEGFAKGSGLSYKRIQFTPDLLPQDLTGSEVFREGRFEFVKGPLFAQVVLADEINRAPPKVQSALLEAMQERAVTAGGVRHPLPEPFFVVATQNPLELEGTYPLPEAQLDRFTAKIPFRPPRREVWLRILTEEPRLPEPLPVDFPRAQKEVQEIRVAREALEAITHVAFLSGEDGRLRMGLSPRGAKAWLALARALAYLRGKPLVDWKELKDAAFLALPHRLFLTEEALYEGESPEEILKQLLKKGGIP; encoded by the coding sequence ATCTCCCAGCTAAAGGAGGCGCTGGCCCAGGTCCTTTTTGGCCAGGAGGAGGTGATTGAGGCCCTCCTGGCCACGGTCTTGGCCCGGGGGCACGCCCTCTTGGAGGGGGTGCCGGGCTTGGGGAAAACCCTCCTGGCGGAGGGCTTCGCCAAGGGGAGCGGGCTTAGCTACAAGCGCATCCAGTTCACCCCCGACCTCCTCCCCCAGGACCTCACGGGGAGCGAGGTCTTTCGGGAAGGGCGGTTTGAGTTCGTGAAGGGCCCCCTCTTCGCCCAGGTGGTCCTGGCGGACGAGATCAACCGGGCCCCGCCCAAGGTGCAGTCGGCCCTCCTCGAGGCCATGCAGGAACGGGCGGTGACCGCGGGGGGGGTGCGCCACCCCCTGCCCGAGCCCTTCTTCGTGGTGGCCACGCAAAACCCCCTGGAGCTGGAGGGCACCTACCCCCTGCCCGAGGCCCAGCTGGACCGGTTCACCGCTAAAATCCCCTTCCGCCCCCCCAGGCGGGAGGTCTGGCTCAGGATCCTCACGGAGGAACCAAGGCTTCCCGAACCCTTGCCGGTGGACTTCCCTAGGGCGCAAAAGGAGGTGCAGGAGATCCGGGTGGCCAGGGAAGCCCTGGAGGCCATCACCCACGTGGCCTTCCTGAGCGGGGAGGATGGCCGCCTGCGCATGGGCCTCTCCCCCCGGGGGGCCAAGGCCTGGCTGGCCCTGGCCCGGGCCCTGGCCTACCTGAGGGGCAAACCCCTGGTGGACTGGAAGGAGCTCAAGGATGCCGCCTTCCTGGCCCTCCCCCACCGGCTTTTCCTCACGGAGGAGGCCCTTTACGAGGGGGAAAGCCCCGAGGAAATCCTCAAGCAGCTTCTCAAAAAGGGGGGGATCCCCTAG
- the ppsA gene encoding phosphoenolpyruvate synthase, whose protein sequence is MRWIRFFHEVGLEDVPLVGGKNASLGEMLRELSPLGVKVPGGFATTSEAYRYFLEANGLKEAIAKELKDLDPDNPTLLAQASRRLRNLILKGAYPPDLEEEIRLAYRRLSEEAGEEALPVAVRSSATAEDLPTASFAGQQESYLHVQGEEDLLLHVKRAMASLFTARAISYRAHMGFDHLKVALSVGVQRMVRADTGASGVIFTLDPDTGHRGFVYITAIYGLGENIVQGRVGPDAYYVHKEARKAGYRALVHKKLGPKELTLAFDPREGRLRNRPTPPYLRKQFALSDDEALLLADWSIRIEAHYSQKRGVPTPMDIEWAKDGPTGELFILQARPETVHSQKAPVLRLYRLRERGEVLAEGLAVGEAIAAGRARVLRDPKEMDRFQEGEVLVTETTNPDWEPIMKRASAIVTERGGRTSHAAIVARELGVPAVVGAVGATRLIPEGETVTVSCAEGEVGRVYRGALPFEVEEVRPETLPRTRTRIMVNVGTPEEALRVSLLPTDGVGLLRMEFVFASHVRIHPLALTRFETLPKEVQRQVEELTEAYPDKKAYFVDTLAQGIGLIAAAFYPRPVLLRFSDFKTNEYARLLGGHLFEPKEENPMLGWRGASRYYHPDYKEGFALEVAAVRKVREEMGLKNLMVMVPFCRTPEEGAKVLEAMAEGGLRREEGLEVYVMAEIPSNILEAEAFAELFDGFSIGSNDLTQLALGLDRDSERVAALFDERRPTVQALSAMLIEKAHAKGKKVGICGQAPSDYPEFAAFLVEKGIDSLSLNPDALLRTVKRVAELEAALGLVG, encoded by the coding sequence ATGCGCTGGATACGGTTTTTCCACGAGGTGGGCCTCGAGGACGTCCCCCTGGTGGGGGGCAAGAACGCCTCCTTGGGGGAGATGCTCCGGGAGCTCTCCCCTTTGGGGGTGAAGGTGCCCGGGGGGTTCGCCACCACCAGCGAGGCCTACAGGTACTTCCTGGAGGCCAACGGGCTCAAGGAGGCCATCGCCAAGGAGCTCAAGGACCTGGACCCCGACAACCCCACCCTCCTGGCCCAGGCCAGCCGCCGCCTGAGGAACCTGATCCTCAAGGGGGCCTACCCCCCGGACCTGGAGGAGGAGATCCGCCTGGCCTACCGGCGGCTTTCCGAGGAGGCTGGGGAGGAGGCCCTCCCCGTGGCCGTGCGCAGTAGCGCCACCGCCGAGGACCTCCCCACCGCCAGCTTCGCGGGACAGCAGGAAAGTTACCTCCATGTGCAAGGGGAAGAGGACCTCCTCCTCCACGTGAAACGGGCCATGGCCAGCCTCTTCACGGCGAGGGCCATCAGCTACCGGGCCCACATGGGCTTTGACCACCTGAAGGTGGCCCTCTCCGTGGGGGTCCAGCGCATGGTGCGGGCGGATACCGGGGCCAGCGGGGTGATCTTCACCCTGGACCCCGACACCGGGCACCGGGGCTTTGTCTACATCACCGCCATCTACGGCCTTGGGGAAAACATCGTCCAGGGACGGGTGGGGCCCGACGCCTACTACGTGCACAAGGAGGCCCGGAAGGCGGGCTACCGGGCCCTGGTCCACAAAAAGCTGGGCCCCAAGGAGCTCACCTTGGCCTTTGACCCTAGGGAGGGGCGCCTAAGAAACCGCCCCACGCCCCCCTACCTCCGCAAGCAGTTCGCCCTTTCCGATGACGAGGCCCTCCTCCTGGCCGACTGGTCCATCCGGATTGAGGCGCACTACAGCCAGAAGCGGGGGGTCCCCACCCCCATGGACATCGAGTGGGCCAAGGACGGGCCCACGGGGGAGCTTTTCATCCTGCAGGCCCGCCCCGAAACCGTCCATTCCCAAAAGGCCCCGGTGCTCCGCCTCTACCGCCTGCGGGAAAGGGGCGAGGTCCTGGCTGAGGGCCTGGCGGTGGGCGAGGCCATCGCCGCGGGTAGGGCCCGGGTGCTCCGGGACCCCAAGGAGATGGATCGTTTCCAGGAGGGCGAGGTGCTGGTCACCGAGACCACCAACCCCGACTGGGAACCCATCATGAAGCGGGCCTCGGCCATCGTCACCGAACGGGGTGGGCGCACCTCCCACGCGGCCATCGTGGCCCGGGAACTGGGGGTGCCGGCGGTGGTGGGGGCCGTGGGGGCTACCCGCCTCATCCCCGAGGGGGAGACGGTCACGGTCTCCTGCGCCGAGGGGGAGGTGGGCCGGGTCTACCGGGGGGCCCTGCCCTTTGAGGTGGAGGAGGTCCGCCCCGAAACCCTCCCCAGAACCCGCACCCGGATCATGGTGAACGTGGGCACCCCGGAGGAGGCCCTAAGGGTAAGCCTCCTGCCCACCGACGGGGTGGGGCTTTTGCGCATGGAGTTCGTCTTCGCCAGCCACGTGCGCATCCACCCCTTGGCCTTAACCCGCTTTGAGACCCTCCCTAAGGAGGTGCAACGCCAGGTGGAGGAACTCACCGAGGCCTACCCCGACAAGAAGGCCTACTTCGTGGACACCCTGGCCCAGGGGATCGGCCTCATCGCCGCCGCCTTCTACCCAAGGCCCGTCCTCCTCCGCTTCTCCGACTTCAAGACCAACGAGTACGCCCGCCTCCTCGGGGGCCACCTCTTTGAGCCCAAGGAGGAAAACCCCATGCTGGGCTGGCGGGGGGCGAGCCGCTACTACCACCCCGACTACAAGGAGGGCTTTGCCCTGGAGGTGGCGGCGGTGAGGAAGGTGCGGGAGGAGATGGGCCTGAAAAACCTCATGGTGATGGTGCCCTTCTGCCGCACCCCGGAGGAGGGGGCCAAGGTCTTGGAGGCCATGGCGGAGGGGGGGCTTAGGCGGGAAGAGGGCCTCGAGGTTTACGTGATGGCGGAGATCCCCTCCAACATCCTGGAGGCCGAGGCCTTCGCCGAGCTCTTTGACGGGTTTTCCATCGGCTCCAACGACCTGACCCAGCTCGCCCTCGGCCTGGACCGGGACTCCGAGCGGGTGGCCGCCCTCTTTGACGAGCGCAGGCCCACGGTGCAAGCCCTCTCTGCCATGCTGATTGAGAAGGCCCACGCCAAAGGGAAAAAGGTGGGCATCTGCGGCCAGGCCCCCTCCGATTACCCGGAGTTCGCCGCCTTTCTGGTGGAAAAGGGCATAGACTCCCTAAGCCTCAACCCCGACGCCCTCTTGCGCACGGTGAAGAGGGTGGCGGAGCTCGAGGCCGCCTTGGGCCTGGTAGGCTAG
- the trhA gene encoding PAQR family membrane homeostasis protein TrhA, translating into MVREPFNALSHALGVPLALLGSLLLLLLAPRASWPALLLFGLTMALMFAASALYHALRVEERALAWLRRLDHAAIFLFIAGSYTPFLVEGLQESWKPFAMGLVWGLALLGVGFRLFFLKAPRWLYTLAYLALGWLSVLFLPKLHLPLSTLALMATSGAFYTLGALVYARKRPNPWPEKVGFHGLWHLLVLLGSLCMYLAVLSLYT; encoded by the coding sequence ATGGTCCGCGAACCCTTCAACGCCCTGAGCCACGCCCTGGGGGTACCCTTGGCCCTCTTGGGAAGCCTCCTTCTCCTCCTCCTGGCCCCCAGGGCCTCCTGGCCTGCCCTCCTCCTCTTCGGCCTGACCATGGCCCTCATGTTCGCCGCCAGCGCCCTCTACCACGCCCTGAGGGTGGAGGAGCGGGCCTTGGCCTGGCTTCGGCGCCTGGACCACGCCGCCATCTTCCTCTTCATCGCCGGGAGCTACACCCCCTTCCTGGTGGAAGGCCTCCAGGAGAGCTGGAAGCCCTTCGCCATGGGCCTGGTGTGGGGCCTGGCCCTCCTGGGGGTAGGCTTCCGCCTCTTTTTCCTGAAGGCCCCCCGCTGGCTCTACACCCTGGCCTACCTGGCCCTGGGGTGGCTTTCCGTCCTCTTCCTCCCCAAGCTCCACCTGCCCCTCTCCACCCTCGCCCTCATGGCCACCTCCGGGGCCTTCTACACCCTGGGGGCCCTCGTGTACGCCCGCAAAAGACCCAACCCTTGGCCGGAGAAGGTGGGCTTCCACGGCCTGTGGCACCTCCTGGTCCTCCTGGGGAGCCTTTGTATGTACCTGGCGGTGCTGAGCCTGTACACCTAG